In Conger conger chromosome 12, fConCon1.1, whole genome shotgun sequence, one DNA window encodes the following:
- the LOC133142267 gene encoding up-regulator of cell proliferation-like — protein MQLPSPMTGTSLEELLRDLGLEHHLKNKLTLSQVLEIDAETLSDESIQSLKSLPWCFLRKLMMVNESFRRMSCTSETDTEPQSLDSLLNTMKNPQDHSNRVNPLDLIIAVFLCSDGFLQQEMALKMSMCQFSVPLLLPKCDTQQCTLMLWAMRDIVKTYKPHSLDDPRGFVEESIVLSDLPMVSFVRLGNSSMSKSHILNQVLSNPQQYHDTFVHKNMECGDTPRRISNGLVEISWYLPSGNKNTDIFSEPLAIANLRGDLRDFETQNAFLCRTSTAIFVFCDNFKFEQKFLDSEHFKTHWILITNSQSQTFDEDDFRKCISETKPSDIIIKHPGRNDAEFNKNLCLAIRGILKGNIKMSIERMSAPAYELLIHVDENYIHCKSGKLNADEITGRISDIPSFKEKELPLQGTAWQQLAKLEKEQCRMKNAGEKNIEVYKNELADQRQKLREQQRAHSISNSMSRFISAMCNSTEERKYFLKWMRINLDNLSRTHLPPLRALYKEQCLSSSENKELIAQLDREISSCSLGTEHFLREMGQLYESACSLPKALTPEIKCLPRHCAELLQEGFPLELVDGDSSNIPLEWVTQVLKELHHLTQDKCKIRVITVLGVQSTGKSTLLNTMFGVQFAVSSGRCTRGAFMLLIRVKEDFKVRLGCDYIMIIDTEGLKAPQLAQLIDSHEHDNELATLVVGLSDITVINIAMENCMEMNDILQIVVHAFLRMKEVGRKPCCHFVHQNVPDISAHDSNMRDRKLLLEQLNEMTQAAAKMEKKGNNYTFTDVMEYDPEKNTWYIPGLWHGNPPMAPVSVGYSESVDLFKRSVIEKFMEQKSGNSSAHTIIEFLEWTKSLWQAVKYENFIFSFRNSLVAEAYAQLCTEFNQWEWDFRKNMYSWLMEAETKVSNFGTEAEFKNLDELLIHLTNEAFVQLTKGETLILANLTEFYKRQEGHVHLVEKYKEDLNITAKTIRRETEKSVKNKLEATVEIRKGMFRLESIKNNQTATVEKKVQGLIEKCRKSKDLSDQQLVDEFEKMWKKTVAELRFPGMEKRDIVQNISHQLWVNLEMKGSSVCEKLSKVGNLSEYGREPLKVKNKHLGSKQCFWNVSSGKELKEFQQVVDHIIEQSKQFVDEKVRTRSDYHETYTMELLCKVDEILDRHMNLKTTAEFQTKLKIHICGHAAREFQKMHLAFIHVNDPRHCLEQFKQQYYTDFKDLFNKRDQCQKKAKDFTINCLQPAVKEYITKSLGPDLVDEMLAGQKAIAFSTRTFFQFSILEQLLKGDNFRDFVRYINNYETFVHDWILKLMVKQFSEGDSLRDIEINRLKVMVSRIKKAIKNAQMKAAEQAAGRGEEAQNIQQFIQDICSDLQELIIPKDPLSAVLALNSAKPEDFSRCLEVLVDEMEQAAEFQKGGDVRTRLTSLPFQPQKVLFNRVFGCGKQCPFCRAPCEAGGKSHTEHFASIHRPQGITGSIHYVARILVSNICSTDVASEGCFRFRETQWKSHPYKYYQSIYPDWRIQPDTSIQASDYWKYVFSRYNKQFAEEYGAMPSDIPPNWRAITPDKAMENLKETFLMKTGGDQN, from the coding sequence ATGCAGCTTCCATCCCCAATGACAGGAACCagtctggaggagctgctgagAGACCTGGGACTGGAACACCACCTGAAGAACAAGCTGACTCTGAGCCAGGTGCTGGAGATTGATGCAGAGACTTTATCTGATGAAAGCATCCAGTCTCTGAAATCTCTGCCATGGTGTTTCCTGAGGAAGCTGATGATGGTGAATGAGTCCTTTCGTAGAATGAGCTGTACCTCGGAAACGGACACAGAGCCCCAAAGCCTGGATAGTTTACTGAACACCATGAAAAATCCACAGGACCACAGCAACAGAGTCAACCCCCTGGACCTCATAattgctgtttttctgtgttcagATGGCTTTCTCCAGCAGGAGATGGCTTTGAAAATGTCCATGTGCCAGTTCTCTGTGCCTCTGCTGCTTCCTAAATGTGATACACAGCAGTGCACTTTAATGCTGTGGGCCATGAGGGATATTGTGAAAACGTACAAGCCACACTCTTTGGATGACCCAAGAGGGTTTGTCGAGGAGAGCATTGTTCTCTCTGACCTCCCCATGGTCTCTTTTGTGAGGCTGGGAAACAGCAGCATGTCCAAGTCTCACATTCTGAACCAAGTCCTCAGCAACCCTCAGCAGTACCACGACACCTTTGTTCACAAAAACATGGAGTGTGGTGACACCCCAAGGAGGATTTCCAATGGGCTGGTGGAAATCAGCTGGTATCTGCCCAGTGGGAACAAAAACACTGACATCTTCTCTGAGCCTCTGGCTATAGCTAACCTCCGTGGGGACCTCAGAGACTTTGAAACTCAGAACGCTTTCCTCTGCCGCACATCTACtgctatatttgtgttttgcGACAACTTTAAGTTTGAACAAAAATTTCTGGACTCTGAGCACTTTAAAACTCATTGGATTTTGATCACCAATTCACAGAGCCAGACCTTCGATGAGGATGACTTCAGGAAATGTATTTCGGAGACAAAACccagtgacatcatcataaaGCATCCGGGAAGAAATGATGCAGAATTCAACAAAAACCTGTGTTTGGCTATCCGTGGTATTTTAAAgggaaacattaaaatgagcatTGAAAGGATGTCTGCTCCTGCATATGAGCTTCTGATCCATGTTGATGAAAATTACATCCACTGTAAGAGTGGCAAGCTTAATGCTGATGAAATCACAGGAAGAATATCTGATATTCCAAGCTTCAAGGAGAAAGAGCTGCCCTTGCAAGGGACTGCATGGCAACAGCTGGCCAAACTGGAGAAGGAACAGTGCAGGATGAAAAATGCTGGGGAGAAAAACATAGAAGTTTACAAGAATGAGCTTGCAGATCAGAGGCAGAAGCTCAGAGAACAGCAGAGGGCTCACAGCATCTCCAATTCTATGTCCCGTTTCATCTCTGCGATGTGCAATTCCACAGAGGAGCGCAAGTATTTCCTCAAGTGGATGAGGATCAATCTGGATAATCTGTCACGCACACACCTTCCACCTCTTCGGGCATTGTACAAGGAACAGTGTCTGAGTTCCTCAGAAAACAAGGAGCTCATTGCACAGTTGGACAGGGAGATCTCCAGCTGCTCCTTGGGGACGGAGCACTTCCTGAGGGAAATGGGTCAGCTGTACGAGTCGGCCTGCTCACTCCCCAAAGCCCTCACCCCAGAGATTAAGTGCCTGCCACGTCACTGTGCAGAGCTGCTACAGGAGGGCTTTCCTCTTGAGCTGGTGGATGGAGACTCAAGCAATATTCCTCTGGAGTGGGTGACACAGGTTCTGAAAGAACTCCATCATCTCACTCAGGATAAATGTAAGATCCGGGTGATCACTGTACTGGGGGTACAGAGCACTGGGAAGTCCACCCTCCTGAACACCATGTTTGGGGTCCAGTTTGCTGTCAGTAGTGGCAGGTGCACCAGAGGGGCCTTCATGCTCCTCATCAGAGTGAAAGAGGATTTTAAAGTGCGGCTTGGGTGTGATTACATCATGATTATTGACACTGAAGGTTTGAAGGCACCACAGTTGGCACAGCTGATTGACAGTCATGAGCATGATAATGAACTGGCCACTCTGGTGGTGGggctgagtgacatcacagtcatcaACATCGCCATGGAGAATTGCATGGAAATGAACGATATCCTGCAGATTGTGGTGCACGCCTTCCTGCGTATGAAAGAAGTTGGGAGAAAACCCTGCTGTCATTTTGTGCACCAGAATGTGCCAGACATCTCTGCCCATGACAGTAACATGAGAGACAGGAAGCTTCTGCTGGAGCAGCTGAATGAGATGACCCAAGCAGCAGCTAAGATGGAAAAGAAGGGAAACAACTACACATTTACTGATGTCATGGAGTATGATCCAGAGAAAAACACCTGGTACATCCCTGGGCTCTGGCACGGCAACCCTCCCATGGCCCCTGTCAGTGTTGGCTACAGTGAGTCTGTGGATCTTTTCAAGAGGAGTGTGATTGAGAAGTTTATGGAACAAAAATCTGGAAACAGCTCAGCACACACAATCATTGAGTTCCTTGAATGGACGAAGAGCTTATGGCAAGCAGTGAAGTATGAGAACTTCATCTTCAGTTTCCGCAACAGCCTTGTGGCTGAAGCTTATGCTCAGCTTTGCACTGAATTCAATCAATGGGAGTGGGACTTCAGGAAGAACATGTACTCCTGGCTAATGGAAGCTGAGACAAAGGTGTCAAACTTTGGCACAGAAGCAGAATTTAAGAATTTGGATGAGTTACTGATCCACCTGACAAATGAGGCCTTTGTTCAACTGACTAAAGGGGAAACGCTCATTTTGGCCAACCTCACTGAATTCTACAAGAGGCAAGAGGGACATGTTCACTTGGTAGAGAAGTACAAGGAAGACTTGAACATCACAGCCAAAACCatcaggagggagacagagaagtCTGTGAAAAACAAGCTTGAGGCAACGGTGGAGATCAGAAAGGGTATGTTCAGGTTAGAGAGCATCAAGAACAATCAAACGGCCACAGTGGAGAAAAAGGTGCAGGGGCTGATTgagaaatgcaggaaaagtaaaGATCTGTCAGATCAACAGCTGGTGGATGAATTTGAGAAGATGTGGAAGAAGACCGTGGCAGAGCTGCGGTTCCCTGGCATGGAGAAACGAGACATTGTGCAAAACATCTCCCACCAGCTGTGGGTTAACTTAGAGATGAAAGGCAGCTCAGTTTGTGAAAAACTTTCAAAAGTGGGCAACTTGTCTGAATATGGAAGAGAGCCActcaaagtgaaaaataaacatttgggATCAAAACAATGCTTTTGGAATGTATCCTCAGGAAAGGAGTTGAAGGAGTTCCAGCAGGTAGTTGATCACATCATTGAGCAGAGCAAGCAGTTTGTTGATGAGAAAGTGAGAACAAGATCTGATTACCATGAAACATACACAATGGAATTGCTTTGCAAGGTAGACGAAATCCTGGACAGGCACATGAATCTGAAAACAACTGCTGAATTTCAGACCAAGCTGAAGATCCACATCTGTGGACATGCAGCACGGGAGTTTCAAAAAATGCATCTGGCTTTCATCCATGTAAATGATCCTCGTCACTGTCTGGAACAGTTCAAGCAACAGTACTACACAGACTTTAAGGACCTGTTCAACAAAAGAGACCAGTGTCAGAAGAAAGCCAAAGATTTCACCATCAACTGTCTTCAACCTGCGGTGAAGGAATACATCACCAAATCTCTGGGTCCTGACCTTGTGGATGAAATGTTGGCAGGACAGAAAGCCATTGCTTTCAGCACTCGAACCTTCTTCCAGTTCTCAATCCTTGAGCAGCTGCTTAAGGGTGATAACTTTCGGGACTTTGTGAGATACATAAATAATTACGAGACCTTTGTACATGACTGGATATTGAAGCTGATGGTGAAGCAGTTCTCGGAGGGAGATAGCCTCAGGGACATTGAGATTAATCGCCTGAAGGTGATGGTTAGCAGAATAAAAAAAGCCATTAAGAACGCACAGATGAAGGCAGCTGAACAGGCAGCAGGAAGGGGTGAGGAGGCCCAGAACATTCAGCAGTTCATTCAGGATATCTGTAGTGACCTACAGGAGCTAATCATCCCCAAAGACCCCCTCAGCGCAGTCCTGGCCTTAAACTCTGCCAAACCAGAAGACTTTTCCCGGTGTCTGGAGGTGCTTGTGGATGAAATGGAGCAGGCCGCAGAGTTTCAGAAAGGTGGGGATGTGAGAACTAGGCTGACCTCACTGCCCTTTCAGCCACAGAAGGTGCTGTTTAACAGGGTGTTTGGCTGTGGGAAGCAGTGTCCCTTCTGCCGGGCCCCCTGTGAAGCTGGTGGCAAGAGCCACACAGAGCACTTTGCTTCCATTCACCGTCCTCAGGGAATTACAGGAAGCATACATTATGTAGCGCGTATTTTAGTGAGCAATATCTGCTCCACTGATGTTGCCAGTGAGGGATGCTTCAGGTTTCGTGAAACACAATGGAAATCTCATCCATACAAGTACTATCAGAGCATTTACCCTGACTGGCGCATTCAGCCTGACACCAGCATCCAGGCCTCAGACTACTGGAAGTACGTCTTCAGCAGGTATAATAAGCAGTTTGCAGAGGAATACGGAGCTATGCCTTCTGACATTCCCCCCAATTGGAGAGCTATAACTCCAGACAAAGCCATGGAAAACCTGAAGGAAACGTTCTTGATGAAAACAGGAGGAGATCAAAATTAA